CACTTCCCTTAAACTTTTGTACTCTTTAAAACCCAATAACCTTTATTTAACGCTACCCGCTCTACATTCCCAAATACTTCTTGCATGTGCTTCTTCATAGATGGCGCACCTTGTTTTTTGGCAATTACCAGCCATAACTCCCCGTCTGTTTCCAGAGCTCGCTGAGCCTGATTGACGAAAAGTTGAATCGTTTGCTTTCCTGCCCGGATAGGTGGATTGGTCAGGACATAATCGTAAGATTCTTCAAAGGAATGCGGTAAATCCGTGGCGTCCCCCTGATTAAACTTTACATTGGTAATGTGATTTAAGGCAGCGTTCTCCCTTGATAATTCATATGCCCGCTCATTGACTTCCACCCCTTCAAAGAAACTCTGCGGATAATATTTAGCTAAAGCCAATAGAATTGGACCATAGCCTGCCCCTAATTCTAAAACCCGTTTGGGTAAATCTTGCATAGCCGCATACTCAACAAAGCATTCAATAAGTGTCCTGGAGCCGAAATCAATCTGGTTTTTAGAAAAGACTCCCCTGTCTGTTTTAAAGCGAATCGCATCCCCGAGTAGATTTGCTTGAATCATTTGCTCTTCATGTTTACTCGAAGGCTTTTGTTCAAAATACTGTTCTGACATATGCATCTCCTTAAATTTGCTTTTCTTAATCATATCACTTAATCTTGTTTCATGGTAAACTGTTTTTAACGACGAACGGAAGGAAGGATTCAATGATTAAATTATTTGTATCCGATATGGATGGAACACTTCTAAATGCTGAACATATGATTTCTGATAAAACGGCAGCTGCAGTTAGAAAATTAGAAGAGGCGGGGATTGAGTTTATGATAGCCACCGGTCGAACATATGCTTCGGCTAAGCCCTTACTGCAAATGCATAACATTCAAAGCGAGATGATTAACTTGAATGGGGCAGCCATTTACAGTGATTCAGGCGAATTAGTACATTCAATACCACTCAATTCGCAAATTATTCAAGATATGTTTACCTACTTAAATGAAGCTAATATCAATTATTCTTTAATGACAGCTCGTGAGTTCTATACCCATGACGTCGAGGGCTTCCTAAAGCGTATGACGCGCTTCTTCGATGAACAAACCGTTGAAATACTCACAGATATACATACCAAAAGTGCCGATTCGTCTGATGCCCAATTCTTAGCTGACATGGATTTCCTTAGAGATTTAAAGGATTACACATTAACACACCACAATCCCCCACTCAAACTCATGGTGCTTAGCCCAGACACGCGGGAACTAGAGGCTTTCAGAAACCGCTTCGAAGAGAACCCTCTAATTGACATCACCTCGTCCAGCCCCGATAACTTAGAAATAACAAGCCACTTAGCCCAAAAAGGCCTCGCC
This region of Suicoccus acidiformans genomic DNA includes:
- a CDS encoding class I SAM-dependent methyltransferase: MSEQYFEQKPSSKHEEQMIQANLLGDAIRFKTDRGVFSKNQIDFGSRTLIECFVEYAAMQDLPKRVLELGAGYGPILLALAKYYPQSFFEGVEVNERAYELSRENAALNHITNVKFNQGDATDLPHSFEESYDYVLTNPPIRAGKQTIQLFVNQAQRALETDGELWLVIAKKQGAPSMKKHMQEVFGNVERVALNKGYWVLKSTKV
- a CDS encoding Cof-type HAD-IIB family hydrolase: MIKLFVSDMDGTLLNAEHMISDKTAAAVRKLEEAGIEFMIATGRTYASAKPLLQMHNIQSEMINLNGAAIYSDSGELVHSIPLNSQIIQDMFTYLNEANINYSLMTAREFYTHDVEGFLKRMTRFFDEQTVEILTDIHTKSADSSDAQFLADMDFLRDLKDYTLTHHNPPLKLMVLSPDTRELEAFRNRFEENPLIDITSSSPDNLEITSHLAQKGLAVENYAAKRGYSMDEVLTIGDSLNDRSMLQMAGHSYAMANASAEVKAMAKEIAPSHREDGVAWVIEQILAN